One Aegilops tauschii subsp. strangulata cultivar AL8/78 chromosome 7, Aet v6.0, whole genome shotgun sequence genomic window carries:
- the LOC109732444 gene encoding uncharacterized protein isoform X2 — protein MAAPGADEHRKRGRGRPSRADLLLNCDLPPPAKLFGPLPTPLHRLESAAGTDKKGDGGNEDLRRALRLSQSRAREAEQKLAATNGGLAALLVRDSVLLSAHRRWVMMLEADNSALRAAGAEPEDDEEDGDGARRGVAAAWWVALAVCVVGLALGAARVGPSLILL, from the exons ATGGCCGCGCCGGGCGCCGACGAGCACCGGAAGCGGGGCCGGGGACGGCCCTCCCGCGCCGATCTGCTCCTCAACTGCGACCTGCCCCCACCGGCCAAGCTCTTCGGCCCCCTCCCGACTCCTCTGCACAG ACTGGAGAGCGCGGCGGGGACGGACAAGAAGGGCGACGGCGGCAACGAGGACCTGCGGCGGGCGCTGCGGCTGTCGCAGTCgcgggcgcgggaggcggagcAGAAGCTGGCCGCGACCAACGGAGGCCTCGCGGCGCTGCTCGTGCGGGACTCGGTGCTGCTCTCGGCGCACCGCCGGTGGGTGATGATGCTCGAGGCCGACAACTCCGCGCTCAGAGCCGCCGGCGCCGAGCCTGAAGATGATGAGGAGGATGGGGATGGCGCCCGGCGCGGTGTCGCGGCCGCGTGGTGGGTCGCGCTGGCGGTTTGCGTCGTCGGCCTCGCCCTCGGCGCTGCTCGTGTTGGACCGAGCCTAATCCTGCTCTga
- the LOC109732444 gene encoding uncharacterized protein isoform X1 → MAAPGADEHRKRGRGRPSRADLLLNCDLPPPAKLFGPLPTPLHRERLESAAGTDKKGDGGNEDLRRALRLSQSRAREAEQKLAATNGGLAALLVRDSVLLSAHRRWVMMLEADNSALRAAGAEPEDDEEDGDGARRGVAAAWWVALAVCVVGLALGAARVGPSLILL, encoded by the exons ATGGCCGCGCCGGGCGCCGACGAGCACCGGAAGCGGGGCCGGGGACGGCCCTCCCGCGCCGATCTGCTCCTCAACTGCGACCTGCCCCCACCGGCCAAGCTCTTCGGCCCCCTCCCGACTCCTCTGCACAG AGAAAGACTGGAGAGCGCGGCGGGGACGGACAAGAAGGGCGACGGCGGCAACGAGGACCTGCGGCGGGCGCTGCGGCTGTCGCAGTCgcgggcgcgggaggcggagcAGAAGCTGGCCGCGACCAACGGAGGCCTCGCGGCGCTGCTCGTGCGGGACTCGGTGCTGCTCTCGGCGCACCGCCGGTGGGTGATGATGCTCGAGGCCGACAACTCCGCGCTCAGAGCCGCCGGCGCCGAGCCTGAAGATGATGAGGAGGATGGGGATGGCGCCCGGCGCGGTGTCGCGGCCGCGTGGTGGGTCGCGCTGGCGGTTTGCGTCGTCGGCCTCGCCCTCGGCGCTGCTCGTGTTGGACCGAGCCTAATCCTGCTCTga